A single window of Polaribacter sp. SA4-10 DNA harbors:
- a CDS encoding DUF3810 domain-containing protein — protein sequence MKWNKKHLILTLFLPIQMLLMQVVARNPEFIERYYSNGIYPYISSFFRILLGWIPFSVGDLLLAFLLYIFIRFIYRLIKSRFKNGIHKFIHFTAILSIIYCCFYLFWGLNYYREPLAKNLGYEQTKYTTEQLKKVTEHIIEKLNYYQLEIAKEASLKVENPYSEKEMYEMAVYGYDHLSNDFPQLKYKHKSVKSSLMSLLQTYNGTSGYLNPLTGEAQVNDKMPKTSYPTTTCHEMAHQIGFAAENEANFVGFLAANYNDDVFFKYASYRMAFGYCISEIRKRDKNLSKELWKTVNKGIAKDFNASYLFWQHYKNPFEPLVKKGYNAYLKANNQDKGVQSYNYVVDLLISYFESKKDI from the coding sequence ATGAAATGGAATAAAAAACATCTAATTTTAACACTATTTCTGCCAATACAAATGCTTTTAATGCAAGTTGTGGCAAGAAATCCTGAATTTATTGAACGTTATTATTCCAACGGAATCTACCCTTACATTTCATCGTTTTTTAGAATCCTTTTAGGTTGGATACCTTTTTCAGTTGGAGATCTGTTATTAGCATTCCTCCTATATATTTTTATTCGCTTTATATATAGATTGATTAAAAGTCGTTTTAAAAATGGGATTCACAAGTTTATTCATTTTACAGCAATCTTATCAATTATTTATTGCTGTTTTTATCTTTTTTGGGGATTAAATTACTACAGAGAACCTTTGGCTAAAAACTTAGGCTATGAGCAAACTAAATATACAACTGAACAATTAAAAAAAGTTACTGAACACATTATTGAAAAGCTAAATTATTATCAATTAGAAATTGCAAAAGAGGCTTCTTTAAAAGTAGAAAACCCCTATTCTGAAAAGGAAATGTATGAAATGGCAGTTTATGGTTATGATCATTTATCAAATGATTTTCCGCAATTAAAATATAAACACAAATCGGTAAAAAGCTCTTTAATGAGTTTATTACAAACCTATAATGGGACTTCTGGTTATTTAAATCCGCTCACAGGAGAAGCACAAGTAAATGATAAAATGCCCAAAACAAGTTACCCAACCACAACGTGTCATGAAATGGCGCATCAAATTGGGTTTGCTGCAGAAAATGAAGCAAATTTTGTTGGTTTTTTAGCGGCTAATTATAATGATGATGTGTTTTTTAAATATGCAAGTTATAGAATGGCTTTTGGGTATTGTATTTCAGAAATTAGAAAACGTGACAAAAATTTATCAAAAGAACTTTGGAAAACAGTAAACAAAGGAATTGCTAAAGATTTTAATGCCAGTTATTTGTTTTGGCAACACTATAAAAATCCGTTTGAACCGCTTGTTAAAAAAGGGTATAATGCATATTTAAAAGCCAATAACCAAGATAAAGGTGTGCAGTCTTACAATTATGTTGTGGATTTATTAATCTCTTATTTTGAGTCTAAAAAAGACATTTAG
- the ppgK gene encoding polyphosphate--glucose phosphotransferase, with translation MKALGIDIGGSGIKAAIIDTKTGDLISERHRIPTPKPATPEAISKVVKEMVEHFNWKKAVGCSFPTTIVNGKCIHPGNLSKEWLGVKVDKLFKKECKLPFYVSNDADLAGLAELSLGAGKNEKGVTIVVTIGTGIGSGFFYEGKLIPNLEIGKMLHTNGEIIEFYTADSIRKKEGLTLKQWALRFDELLEYIRIVFSPSLIILGGGISKKHDEFKQHLTTDVPVKVAEFRNNAGIIGASIYAKQKHSK, from the coding sequence ATGAAAGCACTAGGAATAGACATTGGAGGATCAGGAATTAAAGCTGCCATAATAGATACAAAAACAGGAGATTTAATTTCTGAAAGACATCGAATTCCAACCCCAAAACCGGCTACACCAGAGGCTATTTCTAAAGTTGTAAAAGAAATGGTAGAACATTTTAATTGGAAAAAAGCAGTTGGCTGTAGTTTTCCTACCACCATTGTTAATGGTAAATGCATTCATCCAGGAAACTTAAGTAAAGAATGGTTAGGCGTTAAAGTTGATAAGCTTTTTAAAAAAGAATGTAAACTTCCTTTTTATGTAAGTAATGATGCAGATTTAGCAGGTCTTGCAGAATTAAGTTTAGGTGCAGGAAAAAATGAAAAAGGAGTGACTATTGTTGTTACTATTGGAACAGGAATTGGTTCTGGTTTTTTTTATGAAGGAAAGTTAATTCCCAATTTAGAAATTGGAAAAATGCTACATACTAATGGCGAAATTATTGAGTTTTACACAGCAGATTCAATAAGGAAAAAAGAAGGTTTAACACTGAAACAATGGGCTTTACGATTTGATGAACTTTTAGAATATATAAGAATTGTTTTTTCTCCTAGTTTAATAATTTTAGGTGGCGGAATTAGTAAAAAACACGATGAATTTAAACAACATTTAACAACAGATGTTCCTGTTAAAGTAGCAGAATTCAGGAATAATGCAGGTATTATTGGAGCTTCAATTTATGCCAAACAAAAACACTCAAAATAA
- a CDS encoding RNA methyltransferase yields the protein MKEITSIHNQYIKDLLKLQEKSRERKKQRLFVIEGKREISLAIAAKYDFETVLFLEDVISEDEILHLFNSNINRIKIAKEVYQKLAYRGSTEGIIAVTKAKDFSLNSIQFKNEKPLILIAEGLEKPGNIGALLRTADAANIDAVFIADPKSDLYNSNIIRSSVGCVFTNQIAIGTSEEIIDFLQENNINIYAATLQNSNEYHTENYTKAAAIVVGTEATGLTEIWREKATQNIKIPMQGQIDSMNVSVSAAIILFEAKRQRDFKN from the coding sequence TTGAAAGAAATTACAAGCATTCACAATCAGTATATTAAAGACTTACTAAAACTGCAAGAGAAATCTCGTGAACGTAAAAAACAACGTTTGTTTGTTATTGAAGGAAAAAGAGAAATTTCTTTGGCAATAGCAGCAAAATATGACTTCGAAACTGTTTTATTTTTAGAGGATGTAATTTCTGAAGATGAAATTTTACACTTGTTTAATAGCAACATTAATAGAATAAAAATAGCGAAGGAAGTCTATCAAAAATTAGCGTATAGAGGTTCTACTGAAGGAATTATAGCGGTTACAAAAGCGAAAGATTTCTCCTTGAATAGCATTCAGTTTAAGAATGAAAAACCATTAATTTTAATTGCTGAAGGATTAGAAAAACCAGGAAATATTGGTGCATTATTAAGAACTGCAGATGCTGCAAATATTGATGCCGTTTTTATAGCAGATCCTAAAAGTGATTTATATAATTCTAATATAATAAGATCGAGTGTTGGTTGTGTTTTCACCAATCAAATTGCAATAGGAACTTCAGAAGAAATTATTGATTTTCTGCAAGAAAACAACATCAATATATATGCTGCAACTTTGCAAAACTCTAACGAATATCACACAGAAAATTACACAAAAGCAGCTGCAATTGTTGTTGGTACAGAAGCAACTGGTTTAACAGAAATCTGGAGAGAAAAAGCTACTCAAAATATTAAGATACCCATGCAAGGACAAATAGATTCTATGAATGTTTCTGTTTCTGCTGCTATTATTCTTTTTGAAGCAAAAAGACAACGAGACTTTAAAAACTAA
- a CDS encoding amidohydrolase family protein, with protein MRKLLLLFSFLLAISLQAQDYFPINTGVKTSKNTTVAFTNATIYVTPQKVIKKGTLLIKDGKILNVGKSVSIPAGTKTIDLKGKTMYPSFIDLYSNFGITKPKRTRSNRSSKPQYDAERKGYYWNDHIRPETEATNSFKFENKTANDYLKAGFGVVNTHLQDGIMRGSGMLVALNPNSTDAYRILDSKSAQYLSFSKSALSRQGYPTSRMGAMALLRQTYLDADWYATGNMKNKDLSLEALNSNKNALQIFETGSHLDALRADKVGDEFGIQYTIVGSGDEFERINDIKATNANFIIPINYRAAYDVSNPLLAQNVDLGDMRRWNQEPSNLSLLSKNGVTFALTTHKLKKLEDFHKNLQKAIKYGFDKEKALEALTSTPAKIIGNDKIGNLNIGSYANFIITSGAIFDTKTTIHENWVQGDKNVINSMDIKDISGDYKLSVNNKNYDLSITGKGAKQKGAIKMGDKKVTSKFSYKEDWISITLNEENEFTRMLGQTVNDFNVMQGTAFDSAGNETNWSAAKIVKKETKKKEDKKAKDDAIVLQTVSYPNSGFGNFTQPKQETILVKNTTVWTSENEGILENTDVLIKDGKIAEIGKNLKARRATIIDGTGKHLTAGIVDEHSHIAASAINEGGHNSTAEVTIEDVVDPTDINIYRNLSGGVTSVQILHGSANPIGGRSAIIKLKWGENANEMIYKNTPKFIKFALGENVKQSRSNSSFRFPQTRMGVEQVYVDYFQRAKEYDALKKSGNPYRKDLELETLAEILNKERFISCHSYVQSEINMLMKVADQFNFTINTFTHILEGYKVADKMKEHGVGASTFSDWWAYKYEVNDAIPYNAAIMANLGITVAINSDDREMSRRLNQEAAKTIKYGGMTELEAWKMITINPAKLLHLDDKVGSIKVGKDADVVLWNAHPLSIYAKVEKTIIEGKVYFDLAKDLEKRSAMKSEKSKLINMMLKEKMSGGKTQVPMKRKDRDFHCDTEEI; from the coding sequence ATGAGAAAACTACTCTTATTATTCTCGTTTTTATTGGCAATTTCTTTGCAAGCGCAAGATTATTTTCCAATAAATACTGGCGTAAAAACATCCAAAAACACCACAGTTGCATTTACCAATGCTACTATTTATGTAACTCCTCAAAAAGTCATAAAAAAAGGAACTTTACTTATTAAAGATGGTAAAATTCTTAATGTTGGTAAATCTGTTTCTATTCCTGCAGGAACAAAAACAATTGATTTAAAAGGAAAAACAATGTATCCTTCTTTTATTGACCTCTATTCAAACTTCGGAATTACAAAACCAAAAAGAACTAGATCCAATAGAAGTAGTAAACCTCAATATGATGCTGAGAGAAAAGGGTATTATTGGAACGATCATATTAGACCGGAAACTGAAGCTACAAATTCTTTTAAATTTGAAAACAAAACAGCAAATGATTATTTAAAAGCTGGTTTTGGTGTTGTAAATACTCATTTACAAGACGGAATTATGAGAGGAAGTGGAATGTTAGTTGCTTTAAACCCTAATTCTACAGATGCTTACAGGATTTTAGACAGCAAATCTGCTCAATATTTATCTTTTAGTAAAAGTGCATTATCTCGTCAAGGTTATCCAACATCTAGAATGGGTGCAATGGCTTTATTACGCCAAACTTATTTAGATGCAGATTGGTATGCTACCGGAAACATGAAAAATAAAGATTTGTCTTTAGAAGCTTTAAATAGTAATAAAAATGCTTTGCAAATTTTTGAAACTGGAAGTCATTTAGATGCCTTAAGAGCAGATAAAGTTGGAGATGAATTTGGTATTCAATATACAATTGTTGGTTCTGGTGATGAATTTGAAAGAATTAACGATATTAAAGCAACAAACGCAAACTTTATAATTCCTATTAATTATAGAGCTGCGTATGATGTTTCGAATCCTTTATTGGCACAAAATGTAGATTTAGGTGATATGCGTAGATGGAACCAAGAGCCATCAAACTTAAGTTTACTTTCTAAAAACGGAGTAACATTTGCTTTAACAACTCACAAGTTAAAAAAGTTAGAGGATTTTCATAAAAACTTGCAAAAAGCAATAAAATATGGTTTTGACAAAGAGAAAGCTTTAGAAGCATTAACTTCTACACCTGCTAAAATTATTGGAAACGATAAAATTGGAAACTTAAATATAGGAAGTTACGCGAATTTTATTATTACTTCTGGTGCTATTTTTGACACGAAGACAACAATTCATGAAAATTGGGTTCAAGGTGATAAAAACGTAATCAACTCCATGGATATTAAAGACATTTCTGGTGATTATAAATTATCTGTAAATAACAAAAACTACGATTTATCTATCACAGGAAAAGGAGCTAAACAAAAGGGGGCTATAAAAATGGGTGATAAAAAAGTAACATCGAAATTCTCTTATAAAGAGGATTGGATTTCTATCACTTTAAATGAAGAAAACGAATTTACAAGAATGCTTGGTCAAACAGTTAACGATTTTAATGTAATGCAAGGAACTGCTTTTGACAGTGCAGGAAATGAAACCAATTGGTCAGCAGCAAAAATTGTTAAAAAAGAAACTAAGAAAAAAGAGGATAAAAAAGCTAAAGACGATGCTATCGTTTTACAAACTGTTAGTTATCCTAATTCAGGATTTGGAAACTTTACACAACCAAAACAAGAAACTATTTTAGTGAAAAATACGACTGTTTGGACTAGTGAAAATGAGGGAATACTTGAAAACACAGACGTTTTAATAAAGGATGGTAAAATTGCTGAAATAGGTAAAAACTTAAAAGCAAGAAGAGCAACTATTATTGATGGAACTGGTAAACATTTAACAGCAGGAATTGTAGATGAACATTCACACATTGCAGCTTCTGCAATTAATGAAGGAGGTCATAATTCTACCGCAGAAGTAACTATTGAAGATGTTGTAGACCCAACAGATATTAATATATACAGAAATCTTTCTGGAGGAGTAACTTCTGTACAAATTTTACACGGTTCTGCAAATCCAATTGGAGGTCGTTCTGCAATTATAAAGCTAAAATGGGGAGAAAATGCCAATGAAATGATTTACAAAAACACCCCTAAATTTATAAAATTTGCTTTAGGTGAAAATGTAAAACAATCTCGTTCAAACAGCAGTTTTAGATTTCCTCAAACAAGAATGGGAGTTGAACAGGTGTATGTAGATTATTTTCAAAGAGCTAAAGAATATGATGCTTTAAAGAAAAGCGGAAACCCGTATAGAAAAGATTTAGAATTAGAAACTTTGGCCGAAATTTTAAATAAAGAACGTTTTATTTCTTGTCACTCTTATGTACAATCAGAAATTAATATGTTAATGAAGGTTGCAGATCAATTTAACTTTACAATCAACACTTTTACGCATATTTTAGAAGGGTATAAAGTTGCTGATAAAATGAAAGAACATGGCGTTGGCGCTTCAACTTTTTCAGATTGGTGGGCTTATAAGTACGAAGTAAATGACGCGATTCCTTATAATGCTGCAATTATGGCAAACTTAGGAATTACAGTTGCAATTAATTCTGATGACAGAGAAATGTCTAGAAGATTAAATCAAGAAGCTGCTAAAACCATTAAATATGGTGGAATGACTGAGCTTGAAGCTTGGAAAATGATTACTATTAATCCTGCTAAATTATTACATTTAGATGATAAAGTTGGTAGTATTAAAGTTGGTAAAGATGCAGATGTTGTTCTTTGGAATGCACATCCTTTATCAATTTATGCAAAAGTAGAAAAAACAATTATCGAAGGAAAAGTTTATTTTGATTTGGCTAAAGATTTAGAAAAACGTTCAGCAATGAAATCAGAAAAAAGTAAGCTAATTAACATGATGTTAAAAGAAAAAATGAGCGGTGGTAAAACACAAGTTCCTATGAAAAGAAAAGACAGAGATTTTCACTGTGATACTGAAGAAATATAA
- the dnaB gene encoding replicative DNA helicase: MEKTNALEGKKIDKSRIISLEKGKIPPQAVELEEAVLGAMMIDKKGIDDVIDVLSADAFYDQKHHEVYAAIYELFQNSEPIDLLTVSNLLKKNGKLEFVGGDFFLIRLTQKVASSAHIEFHARIILQKYIQRKLISISSEIIENAYDESTDVFELLDDAEAKLFEVTQGNLKKSSEAAGSLVKQALKKIQEIGNSEGMSGLETGFTKLDALTSGWQPSDLVIIAARPGMGKTAFVISMAKNMAIDFNHGVAVFSLEMSSVQLITRMISSETGLTSEKLRKGNLEPHEWEQLNVKVKKLSDAPIFIDDTPSLSVFDLRAKARRLVSQHGVKIIVIDYLQLMTAGGKAGGNREQEISMISRNLKALAKELEVPVIALSQLSRAVETRGGSKRPLLSDLRESGAIEQDADIVSFIFRPEYYGMTEWDDDEHTPCEGQGEFIVAKHRNGGLDNIRLKFTGHLAKFSDLEEGFSSEFQSSMNADFPDDVFPDQRIEAKDAFGDEDEMPF; this comes from the coding sequence ATGGAAAAAACGAATGCACTCGAAGGGAAAAAAATAGATAAATCAAGAATTATTAGTCTTGAGAAAGGTAAAATTCCACCACAAGCAGTAGAATTAGAAGAAGCTGTGTTGGGTGCAATGATGATTGATAAGAAAGGAATTGATGATGTTATTGATGTCTTAAGTGCAGATGCTTTTTATGATCAAAAACACCATGAAGTTTATGCAGCAATTTATGAATTGTTTCAAAATTCTGAACCAATTGACCTACTAACGGTTTCGAATCTATTAAAGAAGAACGGAAAGTTAGAGTTTGTTGGTGGTGATTTCTTTTTAATTCGTTTAACTCAAAAAGTAGCCTCTTCTGCCCACATTGAGTTCCATGCTAGAATCATTTTACAAAAATATATTCAACGTAAATTAATCTCAATTTCATCAGAAATTATAGAAAATGCGTATGATGAAAGTACAGATGTTTTCGAATTATTAGATGATGCTGAAGCAAAACTTTTTGAAGTTACCCAAGGGAATTTAAAGAAGAGTTCAGAAGCGGCAGGTTCACTTGTAAAACAAGCTTTAAAAAAGATTCAAGAAATTGGTAATTCGGAAGGAATGTCTGGTTTAGAGACCGGTTTTACCAAATTAGATGCATTAACTTCTGGTTGGCAACCATCAGATTTAGTAATTATAGCCGCACGTCCTGGTATGGGAAAAACGGCATTTGTAATTTCGATGGCAAAAAATATGGCAATCGACTTTAATCATGGTGTTGCAGTATTTTCATTAGAGATGTCTTCTGTACAGTTAATTACTCGTATGATTTCTTCGGAAACGGGTTTAACATCAGAAAAACTAAGAAAAGGAAATTTAGAACCACATGAATGGGAGCAATTAAACGTAAAAGTTAAGAAATTATCTGATGCGCCTATTTTTATTGATGATACACCCTCTCTTTCTGTTTTCGATTTACGTGCAAAAGCACGAAGGTTAGTATCACAACATGGTGTTAAAATTATTGTAATTGATTATTTACAATTAATGACAGCAGGTGGAAAAGCAGGTGGAAATCGTGAACAAGAAATCTCTATGATTTCGAGAAACTTAAAGGCTTTAGCAAAAGAATTAGAAGTTCCTGTAATTGCATTATCACAATTATCACGTGCTGTAGAAACACGTGGAGGATCTAAAAGACCTTTACTTTCAGATTTACGTGAATCTGGTGCAATTGAGCAAGATGCAGATATTGTATCGTTCATTTTTAGACCAGAATATTATGGAATGACAGAATGGGATGATGATGAACATACGCCATGTGAAGGACAAGGAGAATTTATTGTTGCAAAACACAGAAATGGTGGTTTGGATAATATTCGTTTGAAATTTACAGGACATTTAGCAAAATTCTCTGATTTAGAAGAAGGCTTTAGTTCAGAATTTCAATCTTCTATGAATGCAGATTTTCCAGATGATGTTTTTCCGGATCAAAGAATAGAAGCAAAAGATGCTTTTGGTGATGAAGATGAAATGCCGTTTTAA
- a CDS encoding Gfo/Idh/MocA family protein yields MNTVNWGIIGCGDVAEIKSGPAFQKVKNSKLIAVMRRNAEKAKDFAKRHQVPFWYNSVDELLNNPTINAVYIATPPSTHLEMVKKCLLVKKFVYLEKPMTLNFSEAEELDEIVTKNDKVVIAHYRRRLPAFEKVKELLDSNSIGKIVFADIQILQSKNNNIIAKTETNWRLKPEISGGGYFHDIAPHQIDLMYHYFGEIKSAKGYATSLTNTNVDDIVNGIIEFKNGIQFRGIWNFNAAEKDIKDECKVYGEKGTITFSFYNEKVFLSTDEHEEVFNFTNPKHIQQPMIAQTVNYFLGTDKNPCSIKEGLTVIKIMELFTK; encoded by the coding sequence ATGAATACAGTTAATTGGGGAATTATTGGTTGTGGTGATGTTGCCGAAATAAAAAGCGGACCCGCATTTCAGAAAGTAAAAAACTCAAAACTAATTGCAGTGATGAGAAGAAATGCTGAAAAAGCAAAAGATTTTGCAAAAAGACATCAGGTTCCTTTTTGGTATAATTCTGTAGATGAATTATTAAATAATCCAACAATAAATGCTGTTTACATTGCTACACCTCCATCAACTCATTTAGAGATGGTTAAAAAATGTTTGCTTGTTAAAAAATTTGTGTATTTAGAAAAACCGATGACATTAAATTTTTCTGAAGCAGAAGAATTGGATGAAATTGTTACTAAAAATGATAAAGTAGTAATTGCTCATTATAGGAGAAGATTGCCTGCTTTTGAAAAAGTAAAAGAGTTACTAGATTCAAATAGTATTGGTAAAATAGTGTTTGCTGATATACAAATTCTTCAATCTAAAAATAACAACATAATTGCTAAAACAGAAACAAATTGGAGATTAAAACCAGAAATATCTGGTGGTGGTTATTTTCATGATATTGCTCCACATCAAATAGATTTAATGTATCATTATTTTGGAGAAATTAAAAGCGCTAAAGGCTATGCTACTTCATTAACTAATACCAATGTTGATGATATTGTAAACGGAATTATCGAATTTAAAAACGGAATTCAATTTAGAGGAATTTGGAACTTTAATGCTGCTGAAAAAGACATTAAAGATGAGTGCAAAGTTTATGGCGAAAAAGGAACAATTACTTTTTCTTTTTATAATGAAAAAGTATTTTTATCAACAGATGAACATGAAGAAGTATTTAATTTTACAAATCCAAAACACATTCAACAACCAATGATTGCACAAACTGTAAACTACTTTTTAGGTACAGATAAAAACCCTTGCTCTATAAAAGAAGGTTTAACTGTAATTAAAATAATGGAGCTTTTTACTAAATAA
- a CDS encoding asparagine synthetase B produces MSHDNQKNHLKAYGIVYFSLEAGLKSKWLLNYDGGAFLIENNKLVENECKIRGVSYQVISDAKAQIILQEIAAPSANQDAVTLEKAPKIAVYSPKDKMPWDDAVTMVLTYAEIPFDVIYDKEVLEDKLLLYEWLHLHHEDFTGQYGRFYGAFRTAPWYIEGKQRSEKLAKELGYDKVSEEKLAVAKKIRDYVVGGGFMFAMCSATDSFDIALSTEGVDIAEAMFDGDASDFNYQSKINYNKTLAFKDFQLIKNPTTYEFSTIDMTRKRKIPKTSDYFSLGEFSAKWDPVPTMLTQNHTVLVKGFMGQTTSFDRNMVKSNVLVLGENKVNREARYIHGTKGKGMFTFYGGHDPEDYTHRIGDPKTELDLHPTSPGYRLILNNVLFPAAKKKKQKT; encoded by the coding sequence ATGAGTCATGATAATCAGAAAAACCATTTAAAAGCATATGGAATTGTTTACTTTTCTTTAGAAGCAGGTTTAAAATCAAAATGGTTATTAAATTATGATGGAGGCGCATTTTTAATAGAAAATAATAAATTGGTAGAAAACGAATGTAAAATTCGGGGTGTTTCTTATCAAGTTATTTCTGATGCAAAGGCACAAATTATATTACAAGAAATTGCTGCTCCTTCTGCAAATCAAGATGCTGTAACCTTAGAAAAAGCACCTAAAATTGCGGTGTATTCTCCAAAAGATAAAATGCCTTGGGATGATGCTGTAACCATGGTTTTAACTTATGCAGAAATTCCTTTTGATGTAATTTATGATAAAGAAGTTTTGGAAGATAAGTTACTTTTATATGAATGGTTGCATTTGCATCATGAAGATTTTACAGGACAATATGGACGATTTTATGGTGCATTTAGAACTGCTCCTTGGTATATTGAAGGAAAACAACGTTCAGAAAAATTAGCAAAGGAATTAGGTTATGATAAAGTTTCTGAAGAAAAATTAGCAGTTGCAAAAAAGATAAGAGATTATGTTGTTGGTGGCGGATTTATGTTTGCCATGTGTTCTGCTACAGATAGTTTTGATATTGCACTTTCTACTGAAGGAGTTGATATTGCAGAAGCAATGTTTGATGGAGATGCCTCAGATTTTAATTATCAATCTAAAATTAATTATAATAAAACATTAGCCTTTAAAGATTTTCAGTTAATTAAAAACCCAACAACGTATGAGTTTTCTACGATAGATATGACTCGTAAACGTAAAATTCCAAAAACATCAGATTACTTTTCTTTAGGAGAGTTTTCTGCAAAATGGGATCCTGTTCCAACAATGTTAACGCAAAATCATACCGTTTTAGTAAAAGGTTTTATGGGACAAACTACTTCTTTTGATAGAAATATGGTAAAATCCAATGTGTTAGTTTTAGGTGAAAACAAAGTAAATAGAGAAGCACGCTATATTCATGGTACAAAAGGAAAAGGAATGTTTACATTTTATGGAGGTCATGATCCTGAAGATTACACACACAGAATAGGAGATCCAAAAACGGAGTTAGATTTACATCCAACTTCACCAGGATATCGATTAATTTTGAACAATGTCTTATTTCCAGCGGCTAAAAAGAAGAAACAAAAAACCTAG
- a CDS encoding amidohydrolase family protein, protein MKKIIYSLLFFFLSGNILAQQTPANKQVEAISIEGATAHLGNGKVITNSLIMFKEGKIAFVGSAMTKIARMGKIIKANGKHVYPGFIAANASLGLVEIDAVKASSDESETGAMNPHIRSLIAYNAESKVVESMRPNGVLMAQITPRGGTISGTSSIVQLDAWNWEDASIKTDDAIHIDWPSSFTRGRWWLGEDPALKPDKKYVKNIDNIKSYFNNAKNYLAGDKSIKNLPFTATVGLFNGSQKLFIHASGQREITDAIRISKELGIDDIVLVHGEGAEKVADLLVKNNIPVILDRPHRNPNSEDDAYDYTYTIAKVLTDKGVLVSLGMEGQMERMNTRNLPFYAGTFAAHGLDKEVALQLLTSNTAKILGIDNLVGTLETGKDATLFISEGDALDMRGNILTEAFIQGRKISLETHQTKLWKRYSNKYKSK, encoded by the coding sequence ATGAAAAAAATTATATATAGTCTGCTATTTTTCTTCTTATCAGGAAATATCTTAGCACAACAAACACCAGCAAATAAACAAGTAGAAGCAATTTCTATTGAAGGAGCAACTGCTCATTTAGGAAATGGAAAAGTAATTACAAACTCCTTAATCATGTTTAAAGAGGGTAAAATTGCTTTTGTTGGCAGTGCAATGACAAAGATTGCACGAATGGGAAAAATAATTAAAGCAAATGGAAAACATGTGTACCCAGGTTTTATTGCTGCAAATGCATCTTTAGGTTTGGTAGAAATTGATGCTGTAAAAGCTTCATCAGATGAAAGCGAAACAGGAGCTATGAATCCGCATATTAGAAGTTTAATAGCCTATAATGCAGAAAGTAAAGTTGTAGAATCTATGCGCCCAAATGGTGTTTTAATGGCACAAATTACGCCAAGAGGAGGAACAATTTCTGGAACATCATCAATTGTACAATTGGATGCCTGGAACTGGGAAGATGCAAGCATTAAAACCGATGATGCAATTCATATAGATTGGCCAAGTAGTTTTACCAGAGGTCGTTGGTGGCTTGGAGAAGATCCTGCTTTAAAACCGGACAAAAAATATGTGAAAAATATTGATAATATTAAATCTTATTTTAACAACGCTAAAAACTATTTAGCTGGAGATAAATCAATAAAAAACCTGCCTTTTACAGCTACAGTTGGTTTATTTAATGGTTCTCAAAAACTTTTTATTCATGCAAGTGGACAAAGAGAAATTACAGATGCGATACGTATTAGTAAAGAATTAGGTATTGATGATATTGTGCTAGTTCATGGTGAAGGAGCAGAAAAAGTTGCAGATTTATTAGTAAAAAATAATATTCCTGTAATTCTAGATAGACCTCACAGAAATCCAAATAGTGAAGATGATGCGTATGATTATACCTACACAATTGCTAAAGTTTTAACTGATAAAGGTGTTTTAGTGAGTTTAGGAATGGAAGGTCAAATGGAACGTATGAATACAAGAAACTTGCCTTTTTATGCAGGTACTTTTGCTGCTCATGGTTTAGATAAAGAAGTTGCTTTACAATTATTGACTTCTAATACAGCTAAAATTTTAGGTATTGATAATCTTGTTGGAACTTTAGAAACAGGTAAAGATGCTACCTTATTTATTTCTGAAGGTGATGCCTTAGATATGAGAGGAAATATTTTAACCGAAGCTTTTATTCAAGGGAGAAAAATTAGTTTAGAAACACATCAAACTAAACTCTGGAAACGTTATTCCAATAAATATAAATCTAAATAA